One region of Candidatus Cloacimonadota bacterium genomic DNA includes:
- the tyrS gene encoding tyrosine--tRNA ligase, with protein MKLVKKGVEEIITEEEMIKKFQKAEDKNKPLRIKYGIDPTGYDVHIGHLVPIRKMREFQDMGHLGVIIIGDFTAQIGDPTGKDESRPPITAEIVKKNAEKYMDQLYTVLDANKTEVRWQTEWFGDMMMSDVLRLMGKYTLAQFMAHDTFRKRYENGLPLGMHEIMYPILQGYDSVAIEADVELGATEQKFNILAGRDMQRYFGQEQQIAVLSPILMGTDGKEKMSKSLNNYIAVFDSPKDKYGKTMSIPDDMILNYFNYATKVSPEEIDKIAQQLKTDSVNPKVIKQRLAREIVNLYHGEKKAKEAEAEFNKVFAKKQIPDEMPEFKLTEPSMKIIDILTASNTCASGGEARRMIKQNAVSIDGEKVKDIFAEVDKEVTIKVGKRRFLKVTQ; from the coding sequence ATGAAGCTTGTTAAAAAAGGCGTGGAAGAGATCATTACCGAAGAAGAAATGATCAAAAAATTCCAGAAAGCAGAAGATAAAAACAAACCGCTTCGCATCAAATACGGTATCGATCCCACCGGTTATGATGTTCATATCGGTCACTTGGTTCCAATCCGCAAAATGCGGGAATTTCAGGATATGGGGCATCTCGGAGTTATTATTATTGGCGACTTTACGGCACAAATTGGAGATCCCACCGGAAAAGATGAATCACGTCCACCTATCACAGCCGAAATAGTGAAGAAGAATGCCGAAAAATATATGGATCAACTCTACACAGTTCTGGATGCCAATAAAACCGAAGTTCGCTGGCAGACCGAATGGTTTGGCGATATGATGATGTCTGACGTTTTGCGTTTGATGGGAAAATATACTCTGGCACAATTCATGGCGCACGACACATTCCGCAAACGTTATGAAAACGGACTTCCTCTGGGAATGCATGAAATTATGTATCCCATCCTGCAGGGTTACGATTCCGTAGCTATCGAAGCCGATGTGGAACTTGGCGCAACCGAGCAGAAATTCAATATTCTGGCTGGAAGAGACATGCAGCGTTATTTCGGTCAGGAACAGCAAATCGCCGTACTTTCTCCAATTTTGATGGGAACAGACGGTAAAGAAAAAATGAGCAAATCTTTGAATAATTACATCGCTGTTTTCGATTCACCAAAAGATAAATATGGCAAAACAATGTCTATTCCTGATGATATGATCCTGAACTATTTCAATTATGCCACTAAAGTTTCACCTGAGGAAATCGATAAAATTGCACAGCAGCTTAAAACTGATTCGGTGAATCCAAAAGTAATAAAACAGCGTTTAGCTCGGGAAATCGTGAATTTATATCATGGTGAGAAAAAAGCCAAAGAAGCGGAAGCCGAGTTTAATAAAGTTTTTGCCAAAAAACAAATTCCCGACGAGATGCCGGAATTCAAATTAACTGAACCCTCCATGAAGATCATCGATATTTTAACTGCCAGTAATACCTGTGCTTCTGGGGGAGAAGCTCGCCGCATGATCAAACAGAATGCGGTCAGCATCGATGGTGAAAAAGTAAAAGATATTTTTGCGGAAGTGGA